A genome region from Streptomyces pratensis includes the following:
- the soxR gene encoding redox-sensitive transcriptional activator SoxR, whose translation MPQIPQSYQELTVGQLSARSGAAVSALHFYESKGLISSRRTSGNQRRYGRDALRRVAFVRAAQRVGIPLATIRDALAELPEERTPNHEDWARLSRAWRSELDERIKQLGRLRDHLTDCIGCGCLSLETCVLSNPDDVFGDRMAGSRLMPERGGANRS comes from the coding sequence GTGCCACAGATCCCGCAGTCATACCAAGAACTCACCGTCGGCCAGCTCTCCGCCCGTAGCGGCGCCGCGGTGTCCGCCCTGCACTTCTACGAGTCCAAGGGCCTGATCAGCAGCCGTCGCACCAGTGGCAACCAGCGCCGCTACGGCAGGGACGCCCTGCGCCGGGTCGCGTTCGTGCGCGCCGCCCAGCGGGTGGGCATTCCGCTCGCCACCATCCGGGACGCGCTCGCCGAGCTGCCGGAGGAGCGCACGCCGAACCACGAGGACTGGGCCAGGCTCTCCCGGGCGTGGCGATCGGAGCTGGACGAGCGGATCAAGCAGCTGGGCCGGCTGCGTGACCACCTCACCGACTGCATCGGCTGCGGCTGTCTCTCGCTGGAGACCTGTGTGCTGTCCAACCCCGACGACGTCTTCGGCGACCGGATGGCCGGTTCCCGGCTGATGCCCGAGCGGGGCGGGGCGAACCGCTCCTGA
- a CDS encoding MaoC family dehydratase, which yields MAEPKIFTSAQELRDGVGQELGHSDWLEIEQKRIDQFAEATGDHQWIHVDPERSANGPFGTTIAHGYLTLSLLPVLVPQILQVEGAKMGINYGTNKVRFPSTVPVGSRLRATAVLKSVEEAGGGVQVTALVTVEREGGDKPACVAESVSRYYF from the coding sequence ATGGCAGAGCCGAAGATCTTCACGTCCGCACAAGAGCTGAGGGACGGGGTCGGCCAGGAGCTCGGTCACAGCGACTGGCTGGAGATCGAGCAGAAGAGGATCGACCAGTTCGCCGAGGCCACGGGCGACCACCAGTGGATCCACGTGGACCCGGAGCGCTCCGCGAACGGCCCCTTCGGGACGACGATCGCGCACGGCTATCTCACGCTGTCGCTGCTGCCGGTGCTCGTGCCGCAGATCCTTCAGGTCGAGGGCGCCAAGATGGGCATCAACTACGGGACCAACAAGGTCCGCTTCCCCTCGACCGTCCCGGTGGGCTCGCGGCTGCGCGCCACCGCCGTACTCAAGAGCGTCGAGGAGGCGGGCGGCGGCGTGCAGGTGACCGCCCTCGTGACGGTCGAGCGCGAGGGCGGCGACAAGCCGGCCTGCGTCGCCGAGTCGGTGTCGCGCTACTACTTCTGA
- a CDS encoding TetR/AcrR family transcriptional regulator: MSTAEDTDGENTPWSEVTPEAARRLLVAAVEAFAERGYHATTTRDIAGRAGMSPAALYIHYKTKEELLHRISRIGHDRALRLLETAADSGGTASDRLADAVRSFVRWHAERHTTARVVQYELEALGEEHRAEIVALRRRSDAAVRRIIGDGVRAGEFDVPDVPGTTLAVLSLCIDVARWFNAQGSRTPEEVGTLYADLVLRMVGAQK, from the coding sequence ATGAGCACGGCGGAGGACACCGACGGCGAGAACACGCCGTGGAGCGAGGTGACGCCCGAAGCGGCACGGCGACTGCTCGTCGCCGCCGTCGAGGCGTTCGCCGAGCGTGGCTACCACGCGACCACCACCCGTGACATCGCAGGACGGGCCGGGATGAGCCCTGCCGCGCTCTACATCCACTACAAGACGAAGGAAGAGCTGCTCCACAGGATCAGCAGGATCGGTCACGACCGGGCCCTGCGGCTTCTGGAGACGGCGGCCGACAGCGGTGGCACGGCGTCCGACAGGCTCGCCGACGCCGTGCGGTCCTTCGTCCGCTGGCACGCCGAGCGCCACACCACGGCGCGCGTGGTGCAGTACGAACTGGAAGCCCTCGGCGAGGAGCACCGCGCGGAGATCGTCGCCCTGCGCAGGCGGAGCGACGCCGCGGTGCGCCGGATCATCGGCGACGGTGTCCGGGCGGGCGAATTCGACGTCCCGGACGTCCCGGGCACCACGCTCGCCGTGCTGTCCCTCTGTATCGACGTGGCACGCTGGTTCAACGCGCAGGGCAGCCGGACCCCCGAGGAGGTCGGCACCCTCTACGCCGACCTCGTCCTGCGCATGGTGGGCGCCCAGAAGTGA
- a CDS encoding YiaA/YiaB family inner membrane protein, whose translation MSETTSVKQQSTAAFYGQAVLSFGVAMGAVALGIFFLDADAWVRAFLAIGVLYLVTSCFTLAKVIRDRQEAGQIVSRVDQARLEKILAEHDPFQKL comes from the coding sequence ATGAGTGAGACAACATCGGTCAAGCAGCAGAGCACCGCCGCCTTCTACGGACAGGCCGTCCTCTCCTTCGGGGTGGCGATGGGCGCGGTGGCCCTCGGCATCTTCTTCCTCGACGCCGACGCCTGGGTGCGGGCGTTCCTCGCCATCGGTGTCCTCTATCTCGTCACCTCGTGCTTCACCCTCGCCAAGGTCATCAGGGACCGGCAGGAGGCGGGGCAGATCGTCAGCCGGGTCGACCAGGCCAGGCTGGAGAAGATCCTCGCCGAGCACGATCCCTTCCAGAAGCTCTGA
- a CDS encoding acyl-CoA dehydrogenase family protein — protein MNLELSEEQDAVRQLAEDFVAREITPHVVEWDRAESVDKSIVKKLGALGFLGLTIPEEYGGSGGDHLAYCLVTEELGRGDSSVRGIVSVSLGLVAKTIASWGSEEQKRLWLPGLTAGEAVGCFGLTEPGTGSDAGNLTTRAVRDGDDYVISGSKMFITNGTWADVVLLFARTGDTPGHRGVSAFLVPTDSPGLTRRTVHGKLGLRGQATAEIVLEDVRVPASTLLGPEGKGFSVAMSALAKGRMSVAAGCVGIAQAALDAAVRYAGEREQFGKSIASYQLVQELISDISVDVDAARMLTWRVADLIDRGQDFATAASTAKLFASEAAVRAANNALQVFGGYGYIDEYPVGKLVRDARVMTLYEGTSQIQKLIIGRALTGVSAF, from the coding sequence ATGAACCTGGAGCTGAGCGAGGAGCAGGATGCCGTCCGGCAGCTCGCCGAGGACTTCGTCGCGCGGGAGATCACCCCGCATGTCGTCGAGTGGGACCGCGCCGAGAGTGTCGACAAGTCGATCGTGAAGAAGCTGGGTGCCCTCGGCTTCCTCGGGCTGACGATCCCGGAGGAGTACGGCGGATCCGGCGGGGACCACCTCGCGTACTGCCTGGTGACCGAGGAGCTCGGCCGCGGCGACTCCTCGGTGCGCGGCATCGTGTCCGTCTCGCTCGGCCTGGTCGCGAAGACGATCGCGTCCTGGGGCAGCGAGGAGCAGAAGCGGCTGTGGCTGCCCGGGCTCACCGCGGGCGAGGCCGTCGGCTGCTTCGGCCTCACCGAGCCGGGCACCGGCTCCGACGCGGGGAACCTGACCACCAGGGCCGTGCGGGACGGTGACGACTACGTCATCAGCGGCTCCAAGATGTTCATCACCAACGGCACCTGGGCCGATGTCGTCCTGCTGTTCGCCCGCACCGGTGACACCCCTGGCCACCGGGGCGTCTCCGCCTTCCTCGTGCCGACGGACAGCCCCGGCCTCACCCGGCGCACCGTCCACGGCAAGCTCGGCCTGCGCGGCCAGGCCACGGCCGAGATCGTGCTGGAGGACGTCCGCGTCCCGGCCTCCACCCTCCTGGGTCCCGAGGGCAAGGGCTTCTCCGTCGCCATGTCCGCCCTGGCCAAGGGCAGGATGTCGGTCGCGGCCGGCTGCGTCGGCATCGCGCAGGCCGCCCTGGACGCCGCCGTGCGCTACGCGGGCGAACGCGAACAGTTCGGAAAGTCCATCGCGAGCTACCAGCTCGTCCAGGAGCTCATCAGTGACATCTCCGTGGACGTCGACGCCGCCCGCATGCTGACCTGGCGCGTCGCCGACCTCATCGACCGCGGGCAGGACTTCGCGACCGCCGCGTCCACGGCGAAGCTCTTCGCCTCCGAGGCCGCGGTCCGCGCCGCGAACAACGCCCTGCAGGTGTTCGGCGGTTACGGCTACATCGACGAGTACCCCGTCGGCAAGCTGGTCAGGGACGCCCGAGTGATGACCCTGTACGAGGGCACCAGTCAGATCCAGAAGCTGATCATCGGCCGCGCGCTGACGGGGGTCTCCGCCTTCTGA
- a CDS encoding TetR/AcrR family transcriptional regulator gives MARPRKPLLSRDRIVEAASALVDAEGLDAVSTRRLAAELGVSGPSLYNHFRNKDEILDAVADAVSAQVDLSMFERSDPREWPAALHDWAVSYRAALAAHPHIAPVLAQGPGRRPAGLRVADAVFGAMVEAGWPPAQATYIGALMRYFITGSALGSFARGFVDDETAYDPADYPHLGQAHLLADRRQQVDEGAFETGLRALLDGLALQYEQTVSARTVRPAPNGG, from the coding sequence ATGGCCCGACCGCGCAAGCCCCTCCTCAGCAGAGACCGCATCGTCGAGGCGGCGAGCGCGCTCGTCGACGCCGAGGGGCTCGACGCCGTCTCGACCCGGCGTCTCGCCGCGGAGCTGGGGGTCAGCGGGCCGTCGCTCTACAACCACTTCCGGAACAAGGACGAGATCCTCGACGCGGTGGCCGACGCCGTCTCCGCACAGGTCGACCTGTCGATGTTCGAGAGGTCCGACCCGCGCGAATGGCCCGCCGCCCTGCACGACTGGGCCGTCTCCTACCGCGCGGCGCTCGCCGCACACCCGCACATCGCGCCGGTGCTCGCCCAGGGCCCCGGCCGCCGCCCGGCCGGCCTGCGGGTCGCCGACGCGGTCTTCGGAGCGATGGTCGAGGCCGGCTGGCCGCCCGCCCAGGCGACGTACATCGGGGCGCTGATGCGCTACTTCATCACCGGATCGGCCCTCGGCTCCTTCGCGCGCGGCTTCGTCGACGACGAGACGGCGTACGACCCCGCCGACTACCCCCACCTCGGGCAGGCCCATCTGCTGGCCGACCGGCGCCAGCAGGTCGACGAGGGAGCCTTCGAGACCGGGCTGCGCGCGCTGCTGGACGGCCTGGCGCTGCAGTACGAGCAGACGGTCTCCGCCCGCACGGTTCGGCCCGCGCCGAACGGTGGCTGA
- a CDS encoding ArsR/SmtB family transcription factor gives MARTTPHDPAAPRLAALAALLADETRASFCLALLDGRAWTAGELARGAGVAASTASEHLGKLVVGGLLTEERQGRHRYVRLADGRTAQLIEELAAHAHAGAQAPVRSLRDASLQHALARGRTCYDHLAGRLGIRITDAMTERGLLRQDSGFTLTEEGLEWFGSLGVPLGTASRRPLARGCLDWTERRPHLAGTSGAALCRHALDAGWCERIGTGRAVRTTSAGLRALSEHLGIEPSTIDAE, from the coding sequence ATGGCCCGTACGACACCGCACGATCCCGCCGCGCCCCGGCTCGCCGCGCTGGCGGCCCTGCTCGCCGACGAGACCCGTGCCTCCTTCTGTCTGGCCCTGCTCGACGGCAGGGCCTGGACCGCGGGTGAGCTGGCGCGCGGCGCCGGGGTGGCCGCCTCGACCGCGAGCGAGCATCTCGGCAAACTGGTCGTGGGCGGGCTCCTGACCGAGGAGCGCCAGGGCCGTCACCGCTATGTGCGGCTCGCCGACGGGCGTACCGCCCAGCTGATCGAGGAGCTGGCGGCCCATGCGCATGCCGGCGCGCAGGCACCCGTGCGCTCGCTGCGGGACGCGAGCCTCCAGCACGCGCTGGCCCGGGGGCGCACCTGCTACGACCATCTCGCCGGACGGCTCGGCATCCGCATCACCGACGCGATGACCGAGCGCGGACTGCTGCGGCAGGACTCCGGTTTCACGCTGACCGAGGAGGGCCTGGAATGGTTCGGCTCACTCGGCGTCCCCCTCGGCACCGCCTCCCGCAGGCCCCTGGCGCGCGGCTGCCTGGACTGGACCGAGCGGCGGCCGCATCTGGCGGGTACCTCGGGTGCGGCCCTGTGCCGTCACGCACTGGACGCCGGCTGGTGCGAACGGATCGGGACGGGGCGGGCGGTCCGGACGACCTCTGCCGGGCTGCGCGCCCTGTCGGAACACCTGGGCATCGAGCCGTCGACGATTGACGCGGAATGA
- a CDS encoding DMT family transporter: MTTTPTARTAAPDTSGRDWRAPAAACTTVILWASAFVSIRSAGEAYSPGALALGRLLAGTLTLGAILLLRREGLPSRAAWPGIIGSGLLWFGLYMVVLNWGEQQVDAGTAAMIVNVGPILMALLGARLLGEGLPRRLLTGMAVSFAGAVVVGLSMSGHGSSSVLGVLLCLLAALSYAGGVVIQKPALRHGSPLQITTFGCLIGTVACLPFTGVLVSEAADAPLSATLNMIYLGVFPTALAFTTWAYALARTTAGRMGATTYAVPALVVLMSWLLLDEVPALLTVAGGLLCLAGVAVSRTRARGAVKNEGPAATP, from the coding sequence ATGACGACGACACCGACAGCGCGCACCGCCGCGCCGGACACCTCCGGACGCGACTGGCGCGCTCCGGCCGCCGCGTGCACCACGGTCATCCTGTGGGCATCGGCATTCGTCTCCATCCGCAGTGCGGGCGAGGCGTACTCACCGGGGGCGCTGGCACTGGGCCGGCTCCTCGCGGGCACACTGACGCTCGGCGCCATCCTGCTCCTGCGCCGTGAGGGGCTGCCCTCCCGGGCGGCGTGGCCGGGCATCATCGGATCCGGACTTCTCTGGTTCGGCCTGTACATGGTCGTACTCAACTGGGGTGAGCAGCAGGTCGACGCGGGCACGGCGGCCATGATCGTCAACGTCGGACCGATCCTGATGGCCCTGCTGGGTGCCAGGCTGCTCGGGGAAGGTCTGCCGCGCCGGCTCCTGACGGGCATGGCGGTCTCGTTCGCGGGCGCCGTCGTCGTCGGTCTCTCCATGTCGGGCCACGGGAGTTCCTCGGTGCTCGGCGTGCTCCTGTGCCTGCTGGCCGCGCTGTCGTACGCGGGCGGGGTGGTCATCCAGAAGCCCGCGCTGCGGCACGGGTCCCCGTTGCAGATCACCACGTTCGGCTGCCTGATCGGCACGGTCGCCTGCCTGCCCTTCACCGGCGTACTGGTCTCCGAGGCGGCCGACGCCCCCCTCTCCGCCACGCTGAACATGATCTACCTCGGGGTGTTCCCCACCGCGCTGGCCTTCACCACCTGGGCCTACGCGCTTGCCAGGACCACCGCCGGCCGGATGGGCGCGACGACGTACGCGGTGCCGGCGCTGGTGGTGCTGATGTCGTGGCTGCTGCTCGACGAGGTGCCCGCGCTGCTCACCGTCGCGGGCGGGCTGCTCTGCCTGGCGGGGGTCGCGGTGTCGCGGACCCGGGCGCGCGGGGCAGTGAAGAACGAGGGCCCTGCTGCGACGCCGTGA
- a CDS encoding ATP-binding protein, producing MEGTIRRDLASRLSAARRRTFVGRGQELEKFKLALAGGPGSPVLLFVHGPGGVGKSALLRQFAHEAELADRLVVEVDGRQIDPSPAGFEMEAAKTVSGPPAVLLVDAFEHCQGLEGWLRERFLPGLPERTVVVVAGRVPPGTDWRFDLAWSDALEIVALGPLEPEAAAALVERHGVAPTVRDAVLEFAGGYPLALSLAASVAVDGAASQPDWSPTPDVISALLTTLIGELPSQKERLALETAAHTLTTTEGLLGAVVGEEHAAEMFTWLRGLPYAEHGRHGLFLHELVAETVDRDLRWRDTRGYEQMHRSAGHYLLERARTAPEDEAMTAIRALTYLKRYGPMEPYFARVEREGDTHEGRLEPHEHEIAVRMTEEVEGERSAEIVRFWLEHQPEAFWAYRSSRTGRLTAFMTWLRLREPGPETAVDPVAAAAWEHVERTAPMRPGEHLLMSRFMIDPVSYGEVSTVGHLMQLRICRDWIRSRGLAWSFIISPDAALWRGLMHHLGHREFWETAWDRGLTFTGFGCDWRTTPLEIWFDRTQPGALHAPVPDGAGTCGTVRTLPREAFDGAVRDALKNMQQPSVLEHNPLLNSHLVADRARESDNDPVDLLRTVLAEAVGELKEEPRQLKFHAALVTTYLERARTQETAAHRLGLPFSTYRRHLVQGTGLVCARLWAAESASAVTDWPDPPALHTV from the coding sequence ATGGAAGGAACCATCCGCAGGGATCTGGCCTCGCGCCTGAGCGCGGCGCGACGCAGGACGTTCGTCGGCCGTGGCCAGGAGCTGGAGAAGTTCAAGCTCGCTCTCGCGGGTGGGCCGGGTTCTCCCGTCCTGCTCTTCGTGCACGGCCCCGGCGGGGTGGGCAAGTCGGCGCTGCTCCGGCAGTTCGCCCACGAGGCCGAGCTGGCCGACCGGTTGGTGGTGGAGGTCGACGGGCGGCAGATCGACCCCTCTCCGGCCGGGTTCGAGATGGAGGCGGCGAAAACGGTCTCGGGGCCGCCCGCGGTGCTCCTGGTCGATGCGTTCGAGCACTGCCAGGGCCTCGAGGGCTGGCTGCGTGAGCGGTTCCTGCCCGGGCTTCCCGAACGGACGGTCGTCGTGGTGGCGGGCCGTGTTCCTCCCGGGACGGACTGGAGATTCGACCTGGCCTGGAGCGATGCTCTGGAGATCGTCGCGCTGGGGCCCCTGGAGCCCGAGGCCGCCGCGGCGCTGGTCGAGCGGCACGGCGTGGCACCGACGGTCCGGGACGCGGTCCTGGAGTTCGCGGGAGGATATCCGCTCGCACTGAGCCTGGCCGCGAGTGTGGCGGTCGACGGGGCGGCCTCCCAGCCGGACTGGTCTCCGACACCGGACGTCATCTCCGCGCTGCTCACCACTCTCATCGGTGAACTCCCCTCGCAGAAGGAGCGGCTGGCACTGGAGACCGCCGCGCACACCCTCACGACCACGGAGGGCCTGCTCGGTGCGGTGGTCGGTGAGGAGCACGCCGCCGAGATGTTCACCTGGCTGCGCGGCCTTCCCTACGCCGAGCACGGCCGCCACGGCCTGTTCCTGCACGAGCTGGTCGCGGAAACCGTCGACCGGGACCTGCGATGGCGGGACACGCGGGGCTACGAGCAGATGCACCGCAGCGCCGGCCACTACCTGTTGGAGCGCGCCCGCACCGCCCCCGAGGACGAGGCGATGACGGCCATCCGCGCGCTGACCTATCTCAAGCGTTACGGCCCCATGGAGCCCTACTTCGCGCGCGTCGAACGGGAGGGGGACACCCATGAGGGCCGGCTCGAACCGCACGAACACGAGATCGCCGTGCGGATGACCGAGGAGGTGGAGGGGGAGCGTTCGGCGGAGATCGTACGTTTCTGGCTGGAGCACCAGCCGGAGGCCTTCTGGGCTTACCGCAGTTCGCGGACCGGCAGGCTGACCGCGTTCATGACGTGGCTGCGTCTCAGGGAACCCGGGCCGGAGACCGCGGTGGACCCGGTCGCGGCGGCGGCCTGGGAGCACGTGGAACGCACGGCGCCGATGCGTCCCGGCGAGCATCTCCTCATGTCGCGTTTCATGATCGACCCGGTGTCGTACGGCGAGGTGTCCACGGTGGGGCACCTCATGCAGCTGCGGATCTGCCGGGACTGGATCCGCTCCCGGGGGCTGGCCTGGTCCTTCATCATCTCGCCGGACGCCGCGCTGTGGCGCGGCCTGATGCACCACCTCGGGCACCGGGAGTTCTGGGAGACGGCCTGGGACCGTGGACTCACCTTCACGGGCTTCGGGTGCGACTGGCGCACCACCCCGCTGGAGATCTGGTTCGACCGCACCCAGCCCGGTGCTCTGCACGCTCCGGTCCCCGACGGGGCCGGCACCTGCGGCACCGTACGGACGCTGCCGAGGGAGGCTTTCGACGGTGCGGTGCGGGACGCGCTGAAGAACATGCAGCAGCCCTCCGTCCTCGAGCACAATCCCCTGCTCAACAGTCATCTCGTGGCGGACCGGGCCCGGGAGAGTGACAACGACCCGGTGGACCTGCTGCGCACCGTGCTCGCCGAGGCGGTCGGGGAGTTGAAGGAGGAACCCCGGCAGCTGAAGTTCCACGCGGCTCTGGTGACGACCTACCTGGAGCGGGCGCGGACCCAGGAGACTGCGGCGCACCGGCTCGGGCTTCCGTTCAGCACCTACCGGCGGCACCTCGTGCAGGGGACGGGTCTGGTGTGTGCGCGGTTGTGGGCCGCGGAGTCGGCGTCCGCCGTGACGGACTGGCCTGACCCACCCGCCCTCCACACCGTCTGA
- a CDS encoding peptidase inhibitor family I36 protein has protein sequence MRGHHLVKRLSATGAAALAAVAIGAVGAQPAAADSSECRPDWFCLWQDSSYQGRMLSSPAQNVSNVGDYMNDRTTSYWNRTDQWITVYYDSGYRGCLFAIPPGGSDNAVDPHLNDRVTSFAVGQWC, from the coding sequence ATGCGTGGCCATCACCTTGTGAAACGTCTGTCGGCGACGGGAGCGGCCGCTCTGGCCGCCGTCGCCATCGGTGCTGTCGGAGCGCAACCGGCCGCTGCCGACAGCAGCGAATGCCGGCCCGACTGGTTCTGCCTTTGGCAGGACTCCAGCTATCAGGGCCGGATGCTGTCCAGCCCTGCGCAGAACGTCTCGAACGTCGGCGACTACATGAACGACCGTACGACGTCCTACTGGAACCGCACCGACCAGTGGATCACGGTCTACTACGACTCGGGTTACCGCGGCTGCCTGTTCGCGATCCCGCCGGGCGGTTCGGACAACGCCGTCGACCCCCATCTCAACGACCGCGTCACCTCGTTCGCCGTCGGCCAGTGGTGCTGA
- a CDS encoding peptidase inhibitor family I36 protein, which produces MRKKMTVRLRPLTAAALTLGAAFAMTGLGGGAAVAADTDCPAQEFCLWADPGFTGRFAYSSEPQSNVGDYMNDRMTSYWNRTDNWVSIYLDDKFQGCLYSIAPGDKVSDMPSWANDATTSFRPGRFCRWTG; this is translated from the coding sequence ATGAGGAAGAAGATGACGGTGCGCCTGAGGCCCCTGACCGCGGCGGCACTCACCCTGGGTGCGGCCTTCGCCATGACCGGCCTGGGCGGTGGAGCGGCGGTGGCCGCCGACACCGATTGCCCGGCCCAGGAGTTCTGCCTGTGGGCGGACCCAGGGTTCACCGGGCGCTTCGCCTACTCCAGCGAGCCCCAGTCGAATGTCGGCGACTACATGAACGACCGCATGACGTCCTACTGGAACCGTACCGACAACTGGGTCTCCATCTACCTGGACGACAAGTTCCAGGGGTGCCTGTACTCCATCGCGCCGGGCGACAAGGTCTCCGACATGCCTTCCTGGGCCAATGACGCGACCACCAGCTTCCGCCCCGGAAGGTTCTGCAGGTGGACCGGATGA
- a CDS encoding ricin-type beta-trefoil lectin domain protein — translation MSGRSRTAGRVRLGALATAAACLAVGLAPQAANAADDGSWVNLQNPYTKACLGINTAIAGTMPVTQVTCKVTNFNSWNLSDDGWLRNGYQSGSCLDTNGTDLYLSTCNTTDPGQLWERLPGTKVGIVPRAFPGKTLVGWADGTVSVAAPGAVDQAGKYQWQWNWW, via the coding sequence ATGAGCGGCCGTTCCCGCACGGCCGGCCGGGTCCGGCTCGGCGCCCTGGCCACGGCCGCCGCCTGCCTGGCCGTGGGGCTCGCCCCGCAGGCCGCGAACGCCGCGGACGACGGCTCCTGGGTCAACCTCCAGAACCCGTACACCAAGGCCTGTCTCGGCATCAACACCGCGATCGCCGGAACCATGCCTGTCACACAGGTGACCTGCAAGGTCACCAACTTCAACTCCTGGAACCTGAGTGACGACGGCTGGCTGCGGAACGGCTACCAGAGCGGTTCGTGCCTCGACACCAACGGCACCGACCTGTACCTCTCGACATGCAACACCACCGACCCCGGCCAGCTGTGGGAACGGCTTCCGGGCACTAAGGTCGGAATCGTCCCCAGGGCCTTTCCCGGGAAGACACTCGTGGGCTGGGCGGACGGAACGGTGAGTGTGGCGGCACCCGGCGCCGTCGACCAGGCCGGTAAGTACCAGTGGCAGTGGAACTGGTGGTGA
- a CDS encoding Zn-dependent alcohol dehydrogenase, protein MVRAAVLPAVGAPLEITDIELPEPGPGQVSVSLAAAGVCHSDLSLSNGTMRLPVPAVLGHEGAGTVLAVGEGVTHVAAGDLVVLNWAPSCGACFHCGIGEVWLCADALKGASNIHARTADGTELHPGLNVAAFAQETVVAANCVLPAPAGIPLDDAALLGCAVLTGYGAVHHSARVREGESVVVFGIGGVGLAVLQSARIAGASKIIAVDVSPEKEELARRAGATDYVVASDTTPRAIRKLTGGQGADVAVECVGRPATIRGAWESTRRGGRTTVVGIGGKDQQVTFNALEIFHWGRSLTGCVYGNSDPARDLPVLAEHIRAGRFDLSMMVTERIALDGIPAAFDNMIAGKGGRALVVF, encoded by the coding sequence GTGGTCCGCGCCGCTGTACTGCCCGCCGTCGGAGCTCCGCTGGAGATCACCGACATCGAACTGCCCGAGCCCGGCCCCGGCCAGGTGAGCGTCTCCCTCGCCGCCGCCGGTGTCTGTCACTCCGACCTGTCCCTCTCCAACGGCACCATGAGGCTGCCCGTCCCCGCCGTCCTCGGCCACGAGGGCGCCGGGACGGTGCTCGCCGTCGGCGAGGGCGTCACCCACGTCGCCGCCGGCGACCTCGTGGTCCTCAACTGGGCGCCGTCCTGCGGGGCGTGCTTCCACTGCGGGATCGGTGAGGTCTGGCTCTGCGCCGACGCGCTCAAGGGCGCGTCGAACATCCACGCCCGTACGGCCGACGGCACCGAGCTGCACCCGGGCCTGAACGTCGCCGCCTTCGCGCAGGAGACCGTCGTCGCCGCGAACTGCGTGTTGCCCGCCCCGGCCGGCATCCCGCTCGACGACGCCGCACTGCTCGGCTGCGCGGTCCTGACCGGCTACGGCGCGGTCCACCACTCCGCCCGGGTGCGCGAGGGCGAGAGCGTCGTCGTCTTCGGGATCGGCGGGGTGGGCCTCGCAGTCCTGCAGTCGGCCCGTATCGCCGGGGCGTCGAAGATCATCGCCGTCGACGTGTCACCGGAGAAGGAGGAACTCGCCCGCAGGGCCGGTGCCACCGACTACGTCGTGGCGTCCGACACCACCCCGCGTGCCATCCGCAAGCTCACCGGCGGCCAGGGCGCGGACGTCGCCGTGGAGTGCGTCGGGCGGCCCGCCACGATCCGCGGGGCCTGGGAGTCGACCCGCCGAGGCGGCCGCACCACCGTCGTCGGGATCGGCGGCAAGGACCAGCAGGTGACCTTCAACGCCCTGGAGATCTTCCACTGGGGCCGCTCCCTCACCGGCTGCGTGTACGGGAACAGCGATCCGGCACGCGACCTGCCGGTGCTCGCCGAACACATCCGCGCCGGACGGTTCGACCTGTCGATGATGGTCACGGAGCGGATCGCGCTGGACGGCATCCCGGCGGCCTTCGACAACATGATCGCGGGCAAGGGAGGGCGCGCGCTGGTCGTGTTCTAG